From the genome of Impatiens glandulifera chromosome 9, dImpGla2.1, whole genome shotgun sequence, one region includes:
- the LOC124915177 gene encoding phosphoribosylformylglycinamidine cyclo-ligase, chloroplastic/mitochondrial-like: MSASFVAKTGLSGCLPDLNKAQVALAAPKLSYRPICGLKRFPALGANNKRSNTGMIVHMSTGESGVSGLTYKDAGVDIDAGSELVRRIAKMAPGIGGFGGLFPLGDSYLVAGTDGVGTKLKLAFESGIHDTIGIDLVAMSVNDIITSGAKPLFFLDYFATSRLDVDLAEKVIRGIVDGCQQSDCTLLGGETAEMPGFYADGEYDLSGFAVGIVKKESVIDGKNITVGDVLIGLPSSGVHSNGYSLVRRVLDKSGLSLKDELPGENITLGQALMAPTVIYVKQVLDIISQGGVKGIAHITGGGFTDNIPRVFPKGLGALIYKDSWAVPPIFKWIQKVGRIEEDEMLRTFNNGIGMVLVLSREAAERIPNSVGYRIGEVVVDDGVTYHQR; encoded by the exons ATGTCTGCATCCTTCGTAGCAAAGACAGGTCTTTCCGGATGCTTACCTGATTTGAATAAGGCTCAGGTTGCACTTGCAGCACCAAAGTTGTCTTACAGGCCAATTTGCGGTTTGAAAAGGTTTCCTGCACTAGGTGCTAATAATAAAAGATCAAACACTGGGATGATAGTCCACATGTCAACTGGTGAAAGTGGAGTTTCTGGTCTAACTTACAAGGACGCAGGAGTTGACATAGATGCAGGTTCTGAACTTGTGAGAAGAATTGCAAAAATGGCGCCAGGAATCGGTGGCTTTGGAGGACTTTTCCCTCTGG gTGATTCTTATCTTGTGGCTGGTACAGATGGTGTGGGGACAAAGCTTAAGTTAGCATTTGAATCTGGAATTCATGATACTATTGGGATTGATCTG GTTGCAATGAGCGTCAATGATATTATTACTTCTGGAGCAAAGCCTTTGTTTTTCCTTGATTACTTTGCCACAAGCCGTCTTGATGTGGATCTTGCTGAAAAg GTTATAAGAGGAATTGTTGATGGTTGCCAACAATCTGATTGCACTCTTTTGGGGGGAGAG ACTGCAGAGATGCCGGGCTTCTATGCTGATGGAGAGTACGATCTAAGTGGCTTTGCTGTTGGTATAGTTAAGAAGGAGTCTGTCATTGATGGGAAAAACATCACAGTTGGCGACGTTCTCATTGGGCTGCCATCTAGTGGTGTTCATTCTAATGGTTACTCTCTTGTTagaag AGTTTTGGATAAAAGTGGACTCTCCCTAAAGGATGAACTTCCAGGTGAAAACATCACCTTAGGTCAAGCTCTTATGGCTCCTACTGTTATTTACGTAAAACAG GTACTTGACATTATAAGCCAAGGAGGTGTTAAAGGAATAGCTCACATTACAGGTGGGGGATTTACAGATAACATTCCAAGGGTTTTTCCAAAAGGGCTTGGGGCACTTATTTACAAGGATTCTTGGGCAGTCCCTCCTATCTTCAAATGGATTCAAAAG GTGGGAAGAATAGAGGAGGATGAAATGCTGAGAACCTTCAACAATGGAATCGGGATGGTTCTTGTGTTGAGCAGAGAAGCTGCCGAGAGAATCCCAAATTCAGTCGGATATCGAATTGGTGAAGTAGTTGTGGATGACGGTGTTACTTATCaccaaagataa